From the genome of Acetonema longum DSM 6540:
TGCCGAACTCAATCAGTCGCGTTTTCTCTGGCTCCAATTCCAACCCGAACTCCTTGAATCGGTTTCCCACTGTTTCGAGAAATCGCTCCGCTTCGTCCTTATACTGGAATGTTGCCACGAAATCATCGGCATAGATGACCAGCCCGCACTCTCCCCGGCAAGTGGGCTTGAATATCCTATCAAACCATAGCGCCAGAGCGTAGTGCATGTAGATGTTCGCGATGATTGGGGATGCCAGGTTGCCTTGCTCTGCCCCCTTGCTCGTCGCGCGCCATTTCCCTTCTTCCTGCACTCCTGCCGTCAGGGTTTTCTGGATCAGCCACAGGATGTTTGGGTCGGCCAGTCTGAACTTTACGAGCTTCAGGATTGTGCTGTGCTCCATGTTGTTGAAATACCCTTTGATATCAGCATCAACGATGTAGTTCGTCCTACCTTGGTCAATCCGGGTGTTCAACGCTCGGAGTGCGGT
Proteins encoded in this window:
- a CDS encoding reverse transcriptase domain-containing protein — protein: MGTKLERISERVAQNPKMVFTSLYHWIDDDLLKQCHREMNGRKATGVDKVTKDEYETKLEENLSNLVARLKRKNYRPQPSLRVYIPKTNGKMRPLGIAAYEDKLVQDALRRVLSAVFEGRLHDSMHGFRPNRNCHTALRALNTRIDQGRTNYIVDADIKGYFNNMEHSTILKLVKFRLADPNILWLIQKTLTAGVQEEGKWRATSKGAEQGNLASPIIANIYMHYALALWFDRIFKPTCRGECGLVIYADDFVATFQYKDEAERFLETVGNRFKEFGLELEPEKTRLIEFG